One window of the Cyanobium sp. AMD-g genome contains the following:
- a CDS encoding bifunctional acetate--CoA ligase family protein/GNAT family N-acetyltransferase, giving the protein MTGNPSGGGGVAADRAYDILRSQHQPLAALFSPRCVAVIGASDRPGSVGHGVLWNLISHPFGGTVYPINPKRPSVQGIRAHASVAEVPEPVDLAVIATPAATVPALIEECAAAGVKGVIVLSAGFREIGAAGIALEARIRDGLRRTGMRLVGPNCLGLMNPLTGLNATFAGAMARPGHVGFLSQSGAICTAVLDWSLQENVGFSAFVSMGSMLDVDWGDLITYLGDDPETHSIVIYMESIGDPRSFLSAAREVALTKPIVVIKAGRTAEAAQAAASHTGALTGSDAVLDAAFRRCGVLRVDSIVDLFDLAEVLSKQRRRPLGPRLTILTNAGGPGVIATDALVRHGGQLATLPAATLADLDAVLPQHWSRANPIDILGDADPDRYERAIRLALENPDSDGLLVVLTPQAMTDPTSTAERLVALAATTTKPLLASWMGGQDVEAGERLLNAAGIATYRYPDAAVQLFDLLWRYSDNLRAIYETPALVPDTEATGTGEPHADRRRVEALLEGVLAQGRTLLNEWEAKQVLEAYGIPTVPTHMATSAEAAAAAADAMGYPVVVKLLSAELTHKSDVGGVQLNLRDGAAVNQAFRAMQEAIVALHGEGAFGGVTVQPMLELTGAYELIVGSSIDPQFGPVILFGTGGLLVEVFRDSAVALPPLNTTLARRLMERTRIHAALQGVRGRPPVDLAALERLLVRLSRLVLEHPAILELDINPLRVAPGIGKGSLVALDARVLLQSSSGATCFTPRPAIRPYPSEYVRAWHLPDGSPVTLRPIRPEDEPMLVNFHRTLSEQSVYFRYFHLMTLGHRIAHERLTRICFTDYDREMALVVERPGQIGAPAEVLGVGRLSRIHDDNAAEFAMLIADPWQRQGLGTALLGLLITIGRAEGLERICAEILHENRGMQHVCQKLGFRLRPSAECVHAEISLLDAAVARPAADPPG; this is encoded by the coding sequence ATGACGGGGAACCCCTCCGGCGGGGGCGGCGTCGCCGCGGATCGGGCCTACGACATCCTGCGCTCCCAGCATCAGCCGCTGGCGGCCCTGTTCTCGCCGCGCTGTGTGGCCGTGATCGGAGCCTCCGACCGGCCGGGCAGCGTCGGGCACGGGGTGCTCTGGAACCTGATCAGCCACCCCTTCGGCGGCACCGTCTATCCCATCAACCCCAAGCGCCCGAGTGTGCAGGGAATCCGGGCCCACGCGTCGGTGGCGGAGGTGCCCGAACCCGTGGACCTGGCCGTGATCGCCACCCCCGCCGCCACGGTGCCGGCCCTGATCGAGGAGTGCGCGGCGGCCGGGGTGAAGGGCGTGATCGTGCTGTCGGCGGGCTTCCGGGAGATCGGCGCCGCCGGCATCGCCCTGGAGGCCCGCATCCGCGATGGCCTGCGCCGCACCGGCATGCGACTGGTGGGCCCCAACTGCCTGGGGCTGATGAATCCCCTCACCGGCCTCAACGCCACCTTCGCCGGCGCCATGGCGCGCCCTGGCCACGTGGGCTTCCTCAGCCAGTCGGGGGCGATCTGCACCGCCGTCCTCGACTGGAGCCTGCAGGAGAACGTGGGCTTCAGCGCCTTCGTCTCGATGGGCTCGATGCTGGATGTCGACTGGGGGGATCTGATCACCTACCTGGGGGACGACCCGGAAACCCACAGCATCGTCATTTACATGGAATCGATCGGTGACCCCCGCTCGTTCCTCTCGGCGGCGCGGGAGGTGGCCCTGACCAAGCCGATCGTGGTGATCAAGGCCGGCCGCACCGCCGAGGCGGCCCAGGCGGCGGCCTCCCACACCGGGGCCCTCACCGGCAGTGACGCCGTCCTGGATGCCGCCTTCCGCCGCTGCGGCGTGCTCCGCGTCGACAGCATCGTCGACCTCTTCGATCTGGCCGAAGTGCTGTCCAAGCAACGTCGCCGGCCCCTGGGGCCGCGGCTGACGATCCTCACCAACGCCGGGGGACCGGGCGTGATCGCCACTGATGCCCTGGTGCGCCATGGCGGACAGCTGGCCACCCTTCCGGCGGCCACCCTGGCGGACCTCGATGCCGTTCTGCCCCAGCACTGGAGTCGGGCCAACCCGATCGACATCCTGGGGGACGCGGATCCGGACCGCTACGAACGGGCCATCCGCCTGGCCCTGGAGAACCCCGACAGCGATGGCCTGCTGGTGGTGCTCACCCCCCAGGCCATGACCGATCCCACCAGCACGGCTGAGCGGCTGGTGGCCCTGGCGGCGACCACCACCAAGCCGCTGCTGGCCAGCTGGATGGGGGGCCAGGACGTGGAGGCTGGGGAGCGCCTGCTGAATGCCGCCGGCATCGCCACCTACCGCTACCCGGACGCGGCCGTGCAGCTGTTCGATCTCCTGTGGCGCTACAGCGACAACCTGCGCGCCATCTACGAAACCCCGGCCCTGGTTCCGGACACCGAAGCGACCGGAACCGGCGAGCCCCACGCCGATCGCCGGCGGGTGGAAGCGCTGCTGGAAGGGGTGCTGGCCCAGGGACGCACCCTTCTGAACGAATGGGAAGCCAAACAGGTGCTGGAGGCCTACGGCATCCCCACGGTTCCCACCCACATGGCCACCAGTGCCGAGGCGGCGGCGGCGGCGGCCGATGCCATGGGCTACCCGGTGGTGGTCAAGCTGCTCTCCGCCGAGCTCACCCACAAAAGCGATGTCGGCGGGGTGCAGCTGAACCTGCGTGACGGCGCCGCGGTGAACCAGGCCTTCCGCGCCATGCAGGAGGCGATCGTGGCACTGCACGGCGAGGGCGCCTTCGGCGGGGTGACCGTGCAGCCCATGCTGGAGCTGACGGGCGCCTACGAGCTGATCGTCGGCAGCAGCATCGACCCCCAGTTCGGCCCGGTGATCCTGTTCGGCACCGGCGGGCTGCTGGTGGAGGTGTTCCGCGACAGCGCCGTGGCCCTGCCGCCACTGAACACCACCCTGGCCCGGCGGCTGATGGAACGCACCCGCATCCATGCGGCGCTGCAGGGGGTGCGGGGCCGGCCGCCGGTGGATCTGGCGGCGCTGGAGCGGTTGCTGGTGCGCCTCAGCCGGCTGGTGCTGGAGCATCCGGCCATCCTGGAACTGGACATCAACCCCCTGCGGGTGGCACCTGGGATCGGCAAGGGTTCGCTGGTGGCCCTGGATGCCCGGGTGCTGCTGCAGTCGTCCTCCGGGGCCACCTGTTTCACCCCCAGACCGGCGATCCGTCCCTATCCGAGCGAGTACGTGCGCGCCTGGCACCTGCCCGACGGTTCACCGGTGACGCTCCGGCCGATCCGACCGGAGGACGAACCCATGCTGGTGAACTTCCACCGCACCCTCTCGGAGCAGAGCGTCTACTTCCGCTACTTCCATCTGATGACCCTGGGCCACCGCATCGCCCACGAACGGCTGACCCGGATCTGCTTCACCGACTACGACAGGGAGATGGCCCTGGTGGTGGAGCGGCCGGGGCAGATCGGCGCCCCGGCCGAGGTGCTGGGGGTGGGCCGGCTCAGCCGGATCCACGACGACAACGCCGCCGAGTTCGCCATGCTGATTGCCGATCCCTGGCAACGGCAGGGGTTGGGCACCGCCTTGCTGGGGTTGCTGATCACGATCGGCCGGGCCGAGGGGCTCGAGCGCATCTGCGCCGAGATCCTGCATGAGAACAGGGGTATGCAGCATGTCTGCCAGAAGCTGGGCTTCCGGCTGCGGCCGTCGGCCGAGTGCGTGCATGCCGAGATCAGCCTGCTTGATGCTGCAGTTGCCAGGCCCGCTGCAGATCCACCCGGGTGA
- a CDS encoding universal stress protein: protein MSFSHLLVPSDGSDLSMAAVRHAVALAASLGARITFFHAQASVPVQVVGLGEMLDATTMEALMSASRKDGDRILEESLAVAKEAGVNATAERVLSDLPHQAIIAAATRLGCDLIVMASHGRRGLVGMLIGSETQRVLVQSPCPVLVIR, encoded by the coding sequence ATGTCCTTCAGCCATCTCCTGGTGCCCAGCGACGGTTCCGACCTCTCGATGGCGGCCGTGCGCCATGCCGTGGCCCTGGCCGCTTCCCTCGGGGCCCGCATCACCTTCTTCCATGCCCAGGCCAGCGTGCCGGTGCAGGTGGTGGGGCTCGGCGAGATGCTCGATGCCACCACCATGGAGGCCCTGATGAGCGCCAGCCGCAAGGATGGGGATCGGATCCTGGAGGAGTCGCTGGCGGTGGCCAAGGAGGCCGGCGTCAACGCCACGGCCGAGCGTGTGCTGAGCGACCTGCCGCACCAGGCCATCATCGCGGCCGCCACCCGGCTGGGCTGCGACCTGATCGTGATGGCCTCCCACGGCCGCCGCGGCCTGGTGGGGATGCTGATCGGCAGCGAAACCCAGCGGGTGCTGGTCCAGTCCCCCTGTCCGGTCCTGGTGATCCGATGA
- a CDS encoding cation:proton antiporter, whose product MGTFLAGNPLAIFALLLVLSVVVPPLVRPLRLPDLVGLLVAGVAIGPHGLAWLASSNETVRLLSDVGVIYLLFIAGLEIDLGEFQRIRSRSFRFGLLTFTLPMLAGTALGFAYGYPVVSAILIGSILASHTPLGYPIVRSFGAMREECVTVAIGGTIFTDIAALVVLALCVSLGKGQLSGVGVVALLLKVAVYAAAVMLLIRRLGQGLIRRSVDGDSRLFVAVLLALFLAAVGAEVAGVEKIVGAFLAGLAVNGVLPEGRVKEQVVVVGASLFIPLFFIDLGLLLDVPVFLSTMTGSVFAIALILTLITSKGLAAWWSGLLYRYDGPEMLTLWSLSLPQVAATLAATYVGFRQGLLDERMLNSVLALMVVTATLGPILTSVAMTRMASRRARDLSLQESGQLALVRRALRVLVPISEARSEEPLLALAGRLIDGDAGRQGTVLPLSVVSPRQAESGRGAQPVVHRALAEGRQLLERADAFTAAAGVPSRSLLRVDNDIPGGIARTALEQGADLVLLGVAAAPRLGRWLFGDLVAAICRQAHCPVVMARLRDDPASFRRLLVPVKDLSAGALEQYQLAERLLSACPPGEGAAITLLHIHEPWLPQAEREQLARQLQGWVASPSRSGEGVPVTVELLAHQNVAEAIERGSESHDLVILRSLRRLVEGVPIPASDQATSLLRRLHCSALVISDPLH is encoded by the coding sequence GTGGGCACCTTCCTGGCAGGCAATCCCCTGGCGATCTTCGCCCTGCTGCTGGTGCTCAGCGTGGTGGTGCCGCCCCTGGTGCGGCCATTGCGGCTTCCCGATCTGGTCGGACTGCTGGTGGCCGGGGTGGCGATCGGTCCCCATGGCCTCGCCTGGCTCGCCTCCAGCAACGAGACCGTGCGGTTGCTCTCGGACGTGGGGGTGATCTATCTGCTGTTCATTGCCGGCCTGGAGATCGACCTGGGGGAGTTCCAGCGGATCCGGTCCCGCTCCTTCCGCTTCGGCTTGCTCACCTTCACCCTGCCGATGCTGGCGGGCACGGCGCTGGGATTCGCCTACGGCTATCCGGTCGTGAGCGCCATCCTGATCGGCTCGATCCTGGCCTCCCACACACCCCTGGGCTACCCGATCGTGCGCAGCTTCGGCGCGATGCGGGAGGAGTGCGTCACGGTGGCGATCGGCGGCACGATCTTCACCGACATCGCCGCCCTGGTGGTGCTGGCCCTCTGCGTCAGCCTCGGAAAAGGCCAGCTGAGCGGCGTTGGGGTGGTCGCCCTGCTGCTCAAGGTGGCCGTCTACGCCGCCGCCGTGATGCTGCTGATCCGGCGGCTGGGTCAAGGGCTGATCCGCCGCAGCGTCGACGGTGACAGCCGTCTGTTCGTGGCGGTGCTGCTGGCCCTGTTCCTGGCGGCGGTGGGGGCGGAAGTGGCCGGTGTGGAGAAGATCGTCGGCGCCTTCCTGGCCGGACTCGCCGTCAATGGCGTGCTGCCGGAGGGCCGGGTCAAGGAACAGGTGGTGGTGGTGGGGGCAAGCCTGTTCATCCCGCTCTTCTTCATCGATCTGGGGCTGCTGCTGGATGTGCCGGTGTTCCTCAGCACCATGACCGGCTCGGTCTTCGCCATCGCCTTGATCCTGACGCTGATCACCAGCAAAGGGCTGGCCGCGTGGTGGTCGGGCCTGCTCTACCGCTACGACGGCCCGGAGATGCTCACCCTGTGGTCGCTGTCGCTGCCCCAGGTGGCCGCCACCCTGGCGGCCACCTATGTGGGCTTCCGCCAGGGCCTGCTGGATGAGCGGATGCTCAACAGCGTCCTGGCCCTGATGGTGGTCACCGCCACCCTGGGGCCAATCCTCACCTCGGTGGCGATGACCCGCATGGCCAGCCGCCGGGCCAGGGATCTCAGCCTGCAGGAGAGCGGCCAGCTGGCCCTGGTGCGACGGGCCCTGCGGGTGCTGGTACCGATCAGCGAGGCCCGCAGTGAGGAGCCCCTGCTGGCGCTTGCCGGCCGGTTGATCGACGGGGACGCGGGCCGCCAAGGCACGGTGCTGCCCCTCTCGGTGGTGTCGCCGCGCCAGGCCGAATCGGGCCGCGGCGCCCAGCCGGTCGTGCACCGTGCCCTGGCCGAAGGGCGCCAGCTGCTGGAGCGGGCCGATGCCTTCACTGCGGCGGCAGGGGTGCCCAGCCGCTCCCTGCTGCGGGTCGACAACGACATCCCCGGAGGCATCGCCCGCACGGCCCTCGAGCAGGGCGCCGACCTGGTGCTGTTGGGCGTGGCCGCGGCCCCCCGCTTGGGGCGCTGGCTGTTCGGCGATCTGGTGGCCGCCATCTGCCGTCAGGCCCACTGCCCGGTGGTGATGGCCCGTCTGCGGGACGACCCGGCCAGCTTCCGCCGGCTGCTCGTCCCGGTGAAGGACCTCTCCGCCGGCGCCCTGGAGCAGTACCAGCTGGCAGAGCGCCTGCTCAGCGCCTGCCCGCCCGGTGAGGGCGCCGCCATCACCCTGCTGCACATCCATGAGCCCTGGTTGCCCCAGGCGGAGCGGGAGCAGCTGGCCCGCCAGCTCCAGGGCTGGGTTGCCTCCCCCTCCAGGTCCGGGGAGGGCGTGCCGGTCACGGTGGAGCTCCTGGCCCACCAGAACGTGGCCGAGGCGATCGAGCGGGGCAGCGAGAGCCACGATCTGGTGATCCTGCGCTCCCTGAGGCGCCTGGTGGAGGGCGTGCCGATTCCCGCCAGCGACCAGGCCACCAGCCTGCTGCGGCGCCTGCACTGCTCGGCCCTGGTGATCAGCGATCCACTTCACTGA
- a CDS encoding Rieske 2Fe-2S domain-containing protein: MTSSAWRQHWYPVAYLRDLDRTRPTAFTLLEEDLVLWWDGPGQAWRAFADVCPHRLVPLSQGRLTGAGQLECPYHGWTFAGDGHCTAIPQAEPGATPSALRSSCRAYATAEGQDLLFVFAGEADAAAAVPLPLVPVLEEPGWFVQDTFRDLPMDALTLLENVLDVSHVPFTHHRTVGKRENAAPVVATITSSGPEGFTALWEEGPRKGTLGSQSTTFAAPGLMWHELTAPGFARIFTVVYATPIRRGECRLFARFPFQFKSRLPPLLLGLRPRWLQHIANHTVLEDDQVFLHWQERVLEQRGRSGGAERAFFLATGADVYVKALHDWVNHHDGDPFPGQPLPLRLDQSALMERWHSHGEHCAACSGALRGLRRWRPLLQAIPWLSLLAVAWWQTPQVLVVSLLLAGAALLLAQRFDRWERLLLAGDGQPPRNRPG, encoded by the coding sequence ATGACGAGTTCCGCCTGGCGCCAGCACTGGTATCCGGTGGCCTATCTGCGGGACCTCGACCGCACCAGGCCCACCGCCTTCACCCTTCTGGAGGAGGACCTGGTGCTCTGGTGGGATGGCCCCGGCCAGGCCTGGCGCGCCTTCGCCGATGTCTGTCCCCACCGCCTGGTGCCCCTCAGCCAAGGCCGCCTCACTGGCGCCGGCCAGCTGGAGTGCCCTTACCACGGCTGGACCTTCGCCGGCGATGGTCACTGCACCGCGATCCCCCAGGCCGAGCCGGGGGCGACCCCCAGCGCCCTGCGCTCCAGCTGCAGGGCCTACGCCACCGCCGAGGGCCAGGACCTGCTGTTCGTGTTCGCCGGCGAGGCGGATGCGGCCGCGGCGGTGCCCCTGCCCCTGGTCCCGGTGCTGGAGGAGCCGGGCTGGTTCGTTCAGGACACCTTCCGGGACCTGCCCATGGATGCCCTCACCCTGCTGGAGAACGTGCTCGATGTGAGCCACGTTCCCTTCACCCACCACCGCACGGTGGGCAAGCGGGAGAACGCCGCCCCGGTGGTGGCGACGATCACGAGCTCAGGCCCGGAGGGGTTCACGGCCCTGTGGGAGGAAGGGCCCCGCAAGGGGACCCTGGGCAGCCAGTCCACCACCTTCGCCGCCCCCGGCCTGATGTGGCATGAACTCACGGCGCCGGGCTTCGCCCGCATCTTCACGGTGGTCTATGCGACGCCGATCCGCCGCGGTGAGTGCCGTCTGTTCGCCCGTTTCCCCTTCCAGTTCAAGTCCCGGCTGCCTCCCCTGCTGCTGGGTCTGCGTCCCAGGTGGCTGCAGCACATCGCCAACCACACCGTGCTCGAGGACGACCAGGTGTTCCTGCACTGGCAGGAGCGGGTGCTGGAGCAGCGCGGCCGCAGCGGTGGGGCCGAGCGGGCGTTCTTCCTGGCCACCGGCGCCGATGTCTATGTGAAGGCGCTGCACGACTGGGTCAACCACCACGACGGCGATCCGTTTCCCGGCCAGCCCTTGCCGCTCCGCCTCGACCAGTCGGCGCTGATGGAGCGCTGGCACAGCCACGGGGAGCACTGCGCCGCCTGCAGCGGCGCCCTGCGCGGATTGCGGCGCTGGCGGCCGCTGCTGCAGGCGATTCCCTGGCTGTCGCTGCTGGCGGTCGCCTGGTGGCAGACCCCCCAGGTTCTGGTGGTGTCGCTGCTGCTGGCCGGAGCCGCGTTGCTGCTGGCCCAGCGCTTCGATCGCTGGGAGCGGCTGCTGCTGGCCGGAGATGGCCAACCGCCGCGCAACAGGCCCGGCTGA
- a CDS encoding ParB-like protein has translation MSLHLPPYRPLPPPGPRAELLSVAIADLQPTQMCVGLAEVRSRQQDFSQETAEQRLRYLRGKPVPLVRGGSGELWMVDRHHRLRGLIEIDPTALAYGYLVLDLPGAPPEAVLAELQERGWLYLYDGRGHGPLAPAALPPRLPDLQDDPYRSLVWRLKKEGMIDPAPLIPFHEFRWGAWLRRRPLPPFSSGNLAPALAAARSLVRSASASHLAGWKG, from the coding sequence ATGAGCCTGCACCTGCCCCCCTACCGGCCCCTGCCCCCACCAGGCCCCAGGGCGGAACTGCTCAGCGTGGCCATCGCCGACCTCCAGCCCACCCAGATGTGCGTGGGTCTGGCGGAGGTGCGCAGTCGCCAGCAGGACTTCTCCCAGGAAACAGCCGAGCAGCGGCTGCGCTATCTGCGCGGCAAACCCGTGCCCCTGGTGCGTGGTGGGTCCGGCGAGCTCTGGATGGTCGACCGCCACCATCGCCTGCGGGGGCTGATCGAAATCGATCCGACCGCCCTGGCCTATGGCTACCTGGTGCTGGATCTGCCGGGAGCCCCCCCCGAAGCGGTGCTGGCCGAGCTGCAGGAGCGGGGCTGGCTGTACCTCTATGACGGCCGCGGCCATGGCCCGCTGGCGCCGGCGGCCCTGCCGCCGCGGCTGCCGGATCTCCAGGACGATCCCTACCGCTCGCTGGTGTGGCGACTCAAGAAGGAGGGAATGATCGATCCGGCTCCCCTGATCCCCTTCCACGAGTTCCGCTGGGGGGCCTGGCTGCGGCGCCGCCCCCTGCCCCCCTTCAGCTCCGGCAACCTGGCACCGGCCCTGGCCGCCGCCCGTTCCCTGGTGCGCTCCGCTTCCGCCTCGCACCTGGCTGGCTGGAAAGGCTGA
- a CDS encoding sirohydrochlorin chelatase, with the protein MTTALDRDGALAGPHGPIGVLVCGHGSRNRLAVAEFASLAHQLQHHLGPVPVDHGYLEFARPILRDGLDALRQRGVRHVLAVPAMLFAAGHAKNDIPSVLNTYAAETGLRIDYGRELGVDLKMIQAAAARIRASLEAADASAVADGRSPVPLHDTLLAVVGRGSSDPDANSNVAKVTRMLVEGFGFGWGETLYSGVTFPLVEPGLRQAVKLGYRRIIVFPYFLFSGVLVSRIRQHSERVAADHPELEMVQAGYLGDHPLVLDTFRERVAEVLGGEANMNCSLCKYRAQVLGFEREVGAPQHSHHHHVEGLVESCTLCERECTGACQPDGVPLPVGGSAGGHDHAHGPGQGGHHHHPTYPHADHPLGPVTLRRPAE; encoded by the coding sequence ATGACCACCGCCCTTGACCGCGACGGCGCCCTGGCCGGACCCCACGGCCCGATCGGTGTGCTGGTCTGCGGCCACGGCAGTCGCAACCGTCTGGCGGTGGCCGAATTCGCCTCCCTGGCCCACCAGCTCCAGCACCACCTCGGTCCGGTGCCCGTCGACCACGGCTACCTGGAGTTCGCCCGGCCGATCCTGCGCGACGGCCTGGACGCCCTGCGCCAACGGGGTGTGCGCCATGTGCTGGCGGTGCCGGCGATGCTGTTCGCCGCCGGCCATGCCAAGAACGACATCCCCTCGGTGCTCAACACCTACGCCGCCGAGACAGGGCTGCGCATCGACTACGGCCGTGAGCTGGGGGTGGATCTCAAGATGATCCAGGCCGCCGCCGCCCGCATCCGCGCCAGCCTCGAGGCCGCTGATGCCTCCGCCGTCGCCGACGGCCGCAGCCCCGTTCCCCTGCACGACACGCTCCTGGCGGTGGTGGGGCGCGGCTCCTCCGACCCGGATGCCAACTCCAACGTGGCCAAGGTGACCCGGATGCTGGTGGAGGGATTTGGCTTCGGCTGGGGGGAGACGCTCTATTCCGGTGTCACCTTCCCCCTGGTGGAGCCGGGCCTGCGCCAGGCGGTCAAGCTCGGCTACCGGCGCATCATCGTCTTCCCTTACTTCCTCTTCTCCGGGGTGCTGGTGAGTCGGATCCGGCAGCACAGTGAGCGCGTGGCCGCTGACCATCCCGAACTGGAGATGGTCCAGGCCGGCTACCTCGGCGACCATCCCCTGGTGCTGGACACCTTCCGCGAGCGGGTCGCCGAGGTGCTGGGGGGTGAGGCCAACATGAACTGTTCCCTGTGCAAGTACAGGGCCCAGGTGCTGGGTTTCGAGCGGGAGGTGGGGGCGCCCCAGCACAGCCACCACCACCACGTGGAAGGACTGGTGGAGAGCTGCACCCTCTGCGAGCGGGAATGCACCGGAGCGTGCCAGCCGGATGGGGTGCCCCTGCCGGTGGGTGGCTCGGCCGGCGGCCACGACCACGCCCATGGCCCTGGTCAGGGGGGACACCATCACCATCCCACCTATCCCCATGCCGACCATCCCCTGGGCCCGGTCACCCTGCGCCGCCCCGCCGAGTGA
- a CDS encoding DUF2811 domain-containing protein, which yields MAMDPECPGCAGDEASVSLEAEVPEVLYEGMRDFINTHPHWDQYSVITSALAGFLFQNGCQEPVVSQHYLDGLFQKP from the coding sequence ATGGCCATGGATCCAGAGTGCCCGGGGTGCGCCGGCGACGAGGCGAGCGTCAGCCTGGAAGCGGAGGTGCCGGAGGTGCTCTACGAAGGCATGCGGGATTTCATCAACACCCATCCGCACTGGGATCAATACAGCGTCATCACCTCAGCCCTGGCCGGATTCCTGTTCCAGAACGGTTGCCAGGAGCCCGTCGTTTCGCAGCACTACCTCGACGGACTCTTCCAGAAACCCTGA
- a CDS encoding GMC oxidoreductase: MSAAPSPSTGSETPWDAVVVGAGANGSVAAMVLAEAGLRVLVLEAGPELSARRALGSEPLNSVRRLAHLSSGRQRLQRHHPGFWKHNPELFVDERQNPYSTPPEAPFLWTRGRQVGGKSLTWGGITLRLSETEFQAARRDGHGPAWPIGTTELAPFYDRLETLLGVHGQRDGLPQLPDGQFLPPLPFTPGERHLRGAIARDLGLPLIHSRGFRLHTPTPASPWPPSSAQGLSLARALATGRVQLRSGAVVSHLEMAAQGGLAEAVVLVEAASGRRERVAAPLIVLCASTIETVRLLLHSSDAIRSGGLSDPSGSLGRFLMDHISTSRFFSIPAIAPPTEAAELSGAGSCFIPNTVNLDERSAEEGFLRGYGIWAALQRFDPPALLRRRPGEAVGFLIGHGEVLARADNRVSLKGDRTDAWDLPIPHIDCRWGTNEQAMVAHMQGRMEAVVASAGGRIRPIEELFVLPLLEPLIRNSLAVRPEAPPPGYYIHELGGARMAGSPEAGVVDAWNRCWGAPNVLVTDGACWPSAGWQSPTLTEMAITWRACAAAADRMRRG, translated from the coding sequence ATGTCCGCCGCCCCATCCCCCTCAACCGGCAGCGAGACCCCCTGGGACGCTGTGGTCGTGGGGGCGGGGGCCAACGGATCGGTGGCCGCCATGGTGCTGGCGGAGGCCGGCCTGCGCGTGCTGGTGCTTGAAGCGGGGCCGGAGCTCTCGGCCCGGCGGGCCCTGGGCAGCGAGCCGCTCAACAGCGTGCGGCGCCTCGCCCACCTCAGCAGCGGCCGCCAGCGTTTGCAGCGGCACCATCCGGGGTTCTGGAAACACAACCCCGAGCTGTTCGTCGACGAGCGCCAGAACCCCTACAGCACCCCGCCGGAGGCCCCCTTCCTGTGGACCCGGGGCCGCCAGGTGGGTGGCAAGAGCCTCACCTGGGGGGGGATCACGCTGCGCCTGTCGGAAACGGAGTTCCAGGCGGCGCGGCGGGATGGCCACGGCCCGGCCTGGCCGATCGGAACCACCGAGCTGGCGCCCTTCTACGACCGCCTGGAAACCCTGCTGGGGGTCCACGGCCAGCGGGATGGTCTTCCCCAGCTGCCGGACGGTCAGTTCCTGCCACCGCTGCCGTTCACGCCGGGGGAGCGACACCTGCGGGGGGCGATCGCCAGAGATCTGGGCCTGCCCCTGATCCATTCCCGCGGCTTCCGCCTGCACACACCCACCCCGGCGTCCCCCTGGCCCCCGTCCAGCGCCCAGGGCCTCAGCCTGGCCCGGGCCCTGGCCACGGGCCGGGTGCAGTTGCGCAGCGGGGCGGTGGTGAGCCATCTGGAGATGGCGGCCCAGGGCGGCCTGGCCGAGGCGGTGGTGCTGGTGGAGGCGGCAAGCGGCCGGCGGGAGCGGGTCGCCGCCCCCTTGATCGTGCTCTGCGCCTCGACGATCGAAACCGTGCGCCTGCTGCTGCATTCGAGCGATGCGATACGCAGCGGCGGCCTCAGCGATCCCTCCGGCAGCCTGGGCCGCTTCCTGATGGACCACATCTCCACCAGCCGGTTCTTCTCGATTCCTGCCATCGCCCCGCCGACCGAAGCCGCCGAGCTCTCCGGTGCCGGCAGTTGCTTCATCCCCAACACGGTGAATCTGGACGAGCGCAGCGCGGAGGAGGGATTCCTGCGCGGCTACGGGATCTGGGCGGCCCTGCAGCGCTTCGATCCCCCCGCCCTGCTGCGGCGCCGGCCTGGGGAGGCGGTGGGGTTCCTGATCGGCCATGGGGAGGTGCTGGCCCGGGCGGACAACCGGGTGAGCCTCAAGGGCGACCGCACCGATGCCTGGGACCTGCCCATCCCCCACATCGACTGCCGCTGGGGCACGAACGAGCAGGCCATGGTGGCCCACATGCAGGGGCGCATGGAGGCGGTGGTGGCCTCGGCGGGGGGCCGCATCCGACCCATTGAGGAACTGTTCGTGCTGCCCCTGCTGGAGCCCCTGATCCGTAACAGCCTGGCGGTGCGGCCGGAGGCGCCGCCTCCCGGCTACTACATCCATGAACTGGGCGGGGCCCGCATGGCAGGCAGCCCGGAGGCGGGCGTCGTCGATGCCTGGAACCGCTGCTGGGGGGCCCCCAACGTGCTGGTGACCGACGGGGCCTGCTGGCCCAGCGCCGGCTGGCAGAGCCCCACCCTCACCGAGATGGCGATCACCTGGCGTGCCTGCGCCGCCGCCGCGGATCGGATGCGGCGCGGCTGA